The window CGTTTATGATGTTATATATGATTGCATAGCATAAAGATTAGTTAATTAATTGGATTATAAAGTATGTTCTAGCAGAACATGCTTTTTTTGTGCGATTTAAGGCTTTATTGATTGAATTTGTTATTAAAAATATTATTAAAAAAGAAGGATTATTAATAATAATGTCGAACACATATTAAGTGATTTTGGCTAGGTTTAAAATAAATTATAGCAGATATGTCTATAATATTTGCATATGAGTAAAAATAAGTAGATAGGGATATTGAGCATAATGGCAAATTTATTTCCAGACGACCTTATTGAAGAGATAAGAGTAAGTAATGACATTGTCGGTGTTATATCAGAATATGTCAAGCTGGAGAAGAAAGGAAAGAATTATTTTGGAAAATGTCCTTTTCATAATGAAAAGACAGCATCATTTTCTGTTGAGCCTGTAAAACAGATATTTCATTGCTTTGGATGTGGTAAAGGCGGAAACGTTTTACACTTTATTATGTCCATTGAAAATCTGGATTTTCCGGAAGCCTTGAGATTTCTTGCTGATAGAGCTAAGATTCAGATTCCGGATATAACCGAAGGTGTTCGTAATGACGAGAAAGCTGGTTTAAAAAAGGAGCTACTGGAGATAAATCTTGAAGCAGCCAGGTTTTTTAGAGACAACCTTAACAATGAAAAAAATAATATTCCAAATTCATATTTAATGAACAGGAAGATACAGAAACAAACTATAGCCAAGTTTGGTATAGGTTATGCCGAGGACAGATATGATATACTATATAAACACTTAAAGGCAAAAGGCTTTAGTGATTCATCCATTAAACAAAGTGGGCTTGTTATATATAAGGAAGAAAGTGGTAAAATTTACGATAGATTTAGAGGTAGGATTATGTTTCCAATATTTGATATAAGAGGAAATGTAATAGCCTTTGGAGGGAGAGTTCTTGATTCGTCTCAGCCAAAATACATGAATTCTCCTGAAACTGAAGTTTATCAGAAAGGTAAACACTTGTATGCCTTGAATTTTGCAAAAAGTGCTTGTTCCAAACAATTGATTTTATCAGAAGGTTATATGGATGTTATATCATTACACCAATGTGGAATAATAAACTCAGTTGCTCCTTTAGGAACAGCATTAACAGAAAATCAGGGCAGACTTTTGAAGAAGTACACTGAAGAAATAGTTCTTTCCTTTGATTCTGATTCAGCTGGCCAGGCTGCTGCATTCAGAAGCCTTGATTTATTAAATGAAATTGGCTGTAATGTTAGGGTTTTAACAATACCATCAGGTAAGGACCCTGATGAGTTTATTAAGGCTCATGGAGTTACAGAGTTTAAACAACTTGTTGATAGATCAAAAGGTTTGCTTGATTTTAAGCTTGGTTCGCTAAAAAATGATATAGATACCTCAACAAATGAAGGAAAAGTCAGGTTTCTTGATAAAGCTGTACTTATATTGGACAAAATTGACAATAATGTAGAAAAAGAACTTTATGTAAAAAAATTATCTGATGAGTTGGGAGTAAGTACACAATCAATTTTATCAGAAATAGCAAAGCAACAAAAGGAAGCAGATTCAAATTTTAAGCAACAAGTACCTAGAAGTAATAATTTTAGCCGAAATCCAATACGAA of the Ruminiclostridium papyrosolvens DSM 2782 genome contains:
- the dnaG gene encoding DNA primase; protein product: MANLFPDDLIEEIRVSNDIVGVISEYVKLEKKGKNYFGKCPFHNEKTASFSVEPVKQIFHCFGCGKGGNVLHFIMSIENLDFPEALRFLADRAKIQIPDITEGVRNDEKAGLKKELLEINLEAARFFRDNLNNEKNNIPNSYLMNRKIQKQTIAKFGIGYAEDRYDILYKHLKAKGFSDSSIKQSGLVIYKEESGKIYDRFRGRIMFPIFDIRGNVIAFGGRVLDSSQPKYMNSPETEVYQKGKHLYALNFAKSACSKQLILSEGYMDVISLHQCGIINSVAPLGTALTENQGRLLKKYTEEIVLSFDSDSAGQAAAFRSLDLLNEIGCNVRVLTIPSGKDPDEFIKAHGVTEFKQLVDRSKGLLDFKLGSLKNDIDTSTNEGKVRFLDKAVLILDKIDNNVEKELYVKKLSDELGVSTQSILSEIAKQQKEADSNFKQQVPRSNNFSRNPIRKSTVVKNQEEWLVRLQLMLLATICIDNNVYFSIKDVISWDSFESDEVKNAFDFAVERIESKAGILTGEILNKLSPGMAESFANIVQSQSIFEDNKKAALDIIRKIDLFSLEERKNQIIELKKSSDLTEGDVELLNRELSSIVSNIAIKKKGL